One genomic region from Homalodisca vitripennis isolate AUS2020 chromosome 6, UT_GWSS_2.1, whole genome shotgun sequence encodes:
- the LOC124365243 gene encoding tubulin polymerization-promoting protein homolog, whose protein sequence is MAGRLSTLEESFKAFAKFGDSRSDGTTITLTQSDKWMKQATVIDGKKITTTDTGIAFNKFRSKTIPYTDFVKFVEDLATTKKVDPQSLKDKLVNCGMPGTNMATQAVKTGAVDRLTDTSKYTGSHKQRFDEEGKGRGIAGREDIKDDSGYVQGYKEKDTYDAKRKK, encoded by the exons ATGGCCGGGAGACTCTCCACTCTAGAGGAATCCTTCAAGGCATTCGCCAAATTTGGGGACTCCAGAAGTGACGGTACCACAATCACACTGACGCAGAGTGACAAGTGGATGAAACAAGCCACGGTGATTGATGGCAAGAAGATCACCACCACGGACACCGGGATAGCCTTTAACAAGTTTCGCTCCAAGACCATCCCTTACACTGACTTCGTGAAATTTGTGGAGGACTTGGCCACCACGAAGAAGGTGGACCCTCAGTCCCTCAAGGACAAATTGGTCAACTGCGGGATGCCGGGGACCAATATGGCTACCCAGGCTGTTAAG ACCGGGGCTGTGGATCGGTTGACGGACACGAGCAAGTACACAGGCTCTCACAAACAACGCTTTGACGAGGAAGGGAAGGGCAGAGGTATCGCTGGCAGAGAGGATATCAAGGATGACTCAGGGTACGTGCAAGGATACAAGGAAAAGGATACATATGATGCCAAGAGGAAAAAATGA